GAAAATTCAAACCAGGAAAACGTGTGGCAGTGATTGGGGGAGGAGGGATTGGTGTGGACGTAGCACATAGATTGACGGAAGAAGAAGATCCTACTTTAAACTCCTATGATAAAAAATACAATATCAGTTCCTTTACCAATGCTGTGGTTCAAAAAGAAAAAGCACACCGAGATGTTGCCGTGTTTCGTAGGAATGGAAAACATGGAGCTGGTCTTGGGCCGACAACGTTTTGGGCACTCAAACAAGAGTTAGAGTCTGTGGGAGTTGAGTTCTATCATGGACTCACATACAAAGAAGTGACAAAAGAGGGATTAAAAGTAGAACTAAAAAACGGAGAAGAATTTTTGTATCCTTGTGATTCTCTTGTTTTGTGTGTTGGTCAGGAAAAGGAAACTTCCGTTCTTGAAGAATTTCAAACCAAATACCCTAACAAACAAACCATCGTGATTGGTGGAGCAAAAGATCCAAGGAACATTGATGCCAAAAGAGCATTTTTAGAAGGTTTAGAAGCAGCACATAGCATTCATTAGGAGATAAATATGATCGCAAATAACTATTTTTCAGAAGACGAAGATTTACAAACAATTTTTAACCAACTTCTTGATTGGGATTCCATCATTAAAGAAACCGAAGGGGAAGGTTTTTTCGACCACCAAACATTTGTAAAAACAAATAACCCTCGTTACGAAATGGCTCCTTCCACAAAAGAAGAAGCTATCGAATTATACACTTCGAGTTTGGATGCAATGGGTGATTTTTTTGGAAACGATGTTTCACAAAAATCCCAAACTATGGATCGAAATGAATTGAAGTATTCCAATGGAAAGGTGATTTTTCCCAAAGAAACAGTAGAGATCTATGAAAAATTTCGTAACACCGGCCTTATGGCGTATTCCCTTTCCAGAGAGGCGGGTGGTCTTGCTTTCCCGGCAACTGTTGGTGCACTTTATGCCATGCTTATGGCAAGAGCCGATGTTGCATTTTGTATGACAACCACCTTACTCAACTTAGCTCAAATTGTAGACCGGTTTGGAACTCCCGAACAAGTGGAAACCTATGCTACAAAGGCTGCGACGGGTGAATGTTTGTTTGCAATGTCTCTCACGGAACCTGATTATGGTTCGGATCTTAATAATGTCAGAACTTATGCAGTCAAACAAGAAGATGGAAGTTACCGTTTAACGGGAACTAAACGATTTATTTCACAAGGTTGTGGATTGGGTGATCATCCTGCGCTTCTTCTCACTTTAGCACGCACCGGAAAATCTGAGGGTGGAGCCAGAGGACTCTCTGTATTCATTGTAAAAAGTGAAGATGTTTTTGTTGCGGGTATCGAGAAAAAAATGGGGATCCATGCTTCTCCCACATGTGAGATTGTTTATGAAAACACTTACGGCGAAATTTTAGGGGAAGAGGGCCTTGGCCTCACTCGTTATACAGCGGGTATGACAAATTTTATGCGTCTTGTTAGTGCCTCCGGTGGATGCGGTGGGGGAGCTGCTGCCTATTATGAATGTGTAAAGTATGCCAACGAAAGAAAACAATTTGGAAAAGCCATTGGTGAGATTCCAGCAGTAGCAGAAATGGTTCATAAAATCAAACGTGAAACCAATGCAATGCGACTTCTCACTTTGGAAACCGCTCGAGTGATTGATATGTACCAACACCACCAAATTCGAATGGAAAAAGCAGGAAAGGATGATCGGGAAATCAGAAAAGACACAAAGGTAAAGTATTGGTCCACTCTTGCCTCCACTCTCACTCCCATTGCCAAGTATTATAGTTCCGAAGAAGGACATAAATGTACAAATCTCGCCGTACAGGTATTTGGTGGAGCAGGGTATACAGAAGATTATGATATTTCGCGAATGTTTCGTGATTCTCGTATCAATACCATCTATGAAGGCACAAGCCAAATCCACGTTCGCATTGCGACAGGTGCCATCCTTGCGGGTATGGCAGGAGATGGAAACTTTAGAAAGTATTTGAGTTCGTTAAAAGCAGAGATTCCTTCACCATCCTCCTTTTTATTAGAACAAGAGAGAGTATTGGAAGAATCCATTCGAGTGATGCGAGGCATTGAAGAAGAGGTTCGAAAAGAAACGGTTGCAGAAAACCTAATGATCCAAATGGCTCGGTACCTCTGCAGTTTGTTATACGAAAAATCAATTCCAAAAATCACAGACTCAAATGCAAAACTTTCTTGGGAAAAAGACAGCAGAGCCTTTGTGATCGA
This genomic stretch from Leptospira congkakensis harbors:
- a CDS encoding acyl-CoA dehydrogenase family protein — protein: MIANNYFSEDEDLQTIFNQLLDWDSIIKETEGEGFFDHQTFVKTNNPRYEMAPSTKEEAIELYTSSLDAMGDFFGNDVSQKSQTMDRNELKYSNGKVIFPKETVEIYEKFRNTGLMAYSLSREAGGLAFPATVGALYAMLMARADVAFCMTTTLLNLAQIVDRFGTPEQVETYATKAATGECLFAMSLTEPDYGSDLNNVRTYAVKQEDGSYRLTGTKRFISQGCGLGDHPALLLTLARTGKSEGGARGLSVFIVKSEDVFVAGIEKKMGIHASPTCEIVYENTYGEILGEEGLGLTRYTAGMTNFMRLVSASGGCGGGAAAYYECVKYANERKQFGKAIGEIPAVAEMVHKIKRETNAMRLLTLETARVIDMYQHHQIRMEKAGKDDREIRKDTKVKYWSTLASTLTPIAKYYSSEEGHKCTNLAVQVFGGAGYTEDYDISRMFRDSRINTIYEGTSQIHVRIATGAILAGMAGDGNFRKYLSSLKAEIPSPSSFLLEQERVLEESIRVMRGIEEEVRKETVAENLMIQMARYLCSLLYEKSIPKITDSNAKLSWEKDSRAFVIDSAAIAQSSLYRIQNFG